Proteins encoded by one window of Lemur catta isolate mLemCat1 chromosome 12, mLemCat1.pri, whole genome shotgun sequence:
- the ARRDC3 gene encoding arrestin domain-containing protein 3 isoform X2 gives MVVPKAAIYQTQAFYAKGKMKEVKQLVANLRGESLSSGKTETWNGKLLKIPPVSPSILDCSIIRVEYSLMVYVDIPGAMDLFLNLPLVIGTIPLHPFGSRTSSVSSQCSMNMNWLGLPLPERPEAPPSYAEVVTEEQRRNNLAPVSACDDFERALQGPLFAYIQEFRFLPPPLYSEIDPNPDQSSDDRPSCPSR, from the exons ATGGTGGTGCCAAAGGCAGCCATTTACCAAACACAGGCCTTCTATGCCAAAGGGAAAATGAAGGAAGTAAAACAGCTTGTGGCTAATTTGCGTGGGGAATCCTTATCATCTGGAAAGACAGAGACGTGGAATGGCAAGTTGCTGAAAATTCCACCAGTTTCTCCCTCTATCCTCGACTGTAGTATAATCCGTGTGGAATATTCACTAATG GTATATGTGGATATTCCTGGAGCTAtggatttatttcttaatttgccACTCGTCATTGGTACCATTCCTCTACATCCATTTGGTAGCAGAACCTCAAGTGTAAGCAGTCAGTGTAGCATGAATATGAACTGGCTTGGTTTACCCCTTCCTGAAAGACCTGAAG CACCACCCAGCTATGCAGAAGTGGTAACAGAGGAACAAAGGCGGAACAATCTTGCACCGGTGAGTGCTTGTGATGACTTTGAAAGAGCGCTTCAAGGACCACTGTTTGCATATATCCAGGAGTTTCGGTTCTTGCCTCCACCTCTTTATTCAGAG atTGATCCAAATCCTGATCAGTCATCAGATGATAGACCATCCTGCCCCTCTCGTTGA